From Solwaraspora sp. WMMD1047, the proteins below share one genomic window:
- a CDS encoding M6 family metalloprotease domain-containing protein — protein MHLLTARHPVRRAALGAAVATALIASLAAAPAAAAPGNPAGGGGPFQVLDPQYWQNPDTMTWDDYVPVPNRNWADPAVTGSERNFDIALVTLDYPDQPFVVTQRARSTVFGNPQATAANIPRAQVAQFYTDFLNTPNDLNRGHTLHEYWMQDSNGRYGVDLTGFGPYEMPAKSYQYGIDNGFNPGACPAGEQCARNIRTDGLGAWRAAVGDEVADSYELVFILSAGQDESSTWQEFGQMMFQNKEDVPDAWGPPDPNLPNYARTRYVEWTSWKAAATIWPNAGGGSSTQAESSGMGVYAHELSHLLSIGDNYNNPYGTPLRRSYTGIWGMMSRGSFNGPGGPHTRWQIPPVNGGSMGSLHMVRDKIKIGLLGEEHLLRLSREALASSGMVVAPVTSRAVDAGPNGLTGINIALNEDLSPACNTGTDPLCDGGNFNNYTLEVVDRMGADSFTPDSGVLLSKTKNADSAPFVWVVDANPQDIDMIDFYRPDGTPQKITMGDYRQLSDALFHAGTGSGSEYEYVDEANRLHFYVLDLRRDRDGVLSYTVAVRSLDGAGGPSTQGVALSAGTVTTPNSRPTNRGVTCSFDLTNTGTWSAGGQQHPEDVTGYLKSDVYRLSATVAGRGWRAELPNELATATFQGRTTVKVSVGATAAAADTGFVKLTATSESDPTKTVTRQCRVEKS, from the coding sequence ATGCACCTGCTGACCGCCAGACATCCGGTGCGGCGCGCGGCGCTGGGCGCCGCCGTCGCGACCGCGCTGATCGCCTCGCTGGCCGCCGCGCCGGCCGCCGCCGCGCCCGGCAACCCGGCCGGCGGGGGCGGGCCGTTCCAGGTCCTGGACCCGCAGTACTGGCAGAACCCGGACACGATGACCTGGGACGACTACGTGCCGGTGCCGAACCGGAACTGGGCCGACCCGGCGGTGACCGGCTCGGAACGCAACTTCGACATCGCCCTTGTCACCCTCGACTACCCGGACCAACCGTTCGTGGTCACCCAACGGGCCCGGTCCACGGTGTTCGGCAACCCGCAGGCGACCGCGGCCAACATCCCGCGCGCCCAGGTGGCCCAGTTCTACACCGACTTCCTGAACACCCCGAACGACCTGAACAGGGGCCACACGCTGCACGAATACTGGATGCAGGACTCGAACGGCCGGTACGGGGTGGACCTGACCGGCTTCGGCCCGTACGAGATGCCGGCGAAGTCCTACCAGTACGGCATCGACAACGGCTTCAACCCCGGCGCCTGCCCCGCCGGCGAGCAGTGCGCCCGCAACATCCGCACCGACGGGCTGGGCGCCTGGCGGGCGGCGGTCGGCGACGAGGTGGCCGACTCGTACGAGCTGGTCTTCATCCTCTCCGCCGGCCAGGACGAGTCATCCACCTGGCAGGAGTTCGGCCAGATGATGTTCCAGAACAAGGAGGACGTGCCGGATGCCTGGGGACCGCCCGACCCCAACCTGCCCAACTACGCCCGGACCCGGTACGTCGAGTGGACGTCCTGGAAGGCCGCGGCGACGATCTGGCCGAACGCCGGCGGCGGCTCGTCCACCCAGGCGGAGAGCTCCGGGATGGGCGTCTACGCCCACGAGTTGAGCCACCTGCTGTCGATCGGGGACAACTACAACAACCCGTACGGCACGCCGTTGCGCCGCTCGTACACCGGGATCTGGGGAATGATGTCGCGCGGCTCGTTCAACGGGCCGGGTGGCCCGCACACCCGATGGCAGATCCCGCCGGTGAACGGCGGATCGATGGGGTCCCTGCACATGGTCCGCGACAAGATCAAGATCGGTCTGCTCGGTGAGGAGCACCTGCTGCGGCTCTCCCGCGAGGCGCTGGCCTCCTCCGGGATGGTGGTCGCCCCGGTCACCTCCCGAGCGGTCGACGCCGGCCCGAACGGCCTGACCGGCATCAACATCGCGCTGAACGAGGATCTCTCGCCGGCCTGCAACACCGGCACCGACCCGCTCTGCGACGGCGGCAACTTCAACAACTACACCCTCGAGGTCGTCGACCGGATGGGCGCCGACTCGTTCACCCCGGACAGCGGCGTACTGCTCAGCAAGACCAAGAACGCCGACAGCGCGCCGTTCGTGTGGGTGGTCGACGCCAACCCGCAGGACATCGACATGATCGACTTCTATCGGCCGGACGGCACCCCGCAGAAGATCACCATGGGCGACTACCGGCAGCTCTCGGACGCGTTGTTCCACGCCGGCACCGGCTCCGGCAGCGAGTACGAGTACGTCGACGAGGCCAACCGGCTGCACTTCTACGTCCTCGACCTCAGGCGGGACCGCGACGGCGTGCTGTCGTACACGGTGGCGGTGCGGTCGCTGGACGGCGCCGGCGGTCCCAGCACCCAAGGCGTGGCGCTGTCGGCCGGCACCGTGACCACCCCCAACAGCAGGCCGACCAACCGGGGCGTGACCTGCTCCTTCGACCTCACCAACACCGGCACCTGGTCGGCCGGCGGCCAGCAGCACCCGGAGGACGTCACCGGCTACCTCAAGTCCGACGTCTACCGGCTGTCGGCGACCGTCGCCGGCCGCGGCTGGCGGGCCGAGCTGCCGAACGAGCTGGCGACCGCCACGTTCCAGGGCCGCACCACCGTGAAGGTGTCGGTCGGGGCCACCGCCGCCGCGGCGGACACCGGCTTCGTCAAGCTCACCGCCACCTCGGAGAGCGACCCGACGAAGACCGTCACCCGGCAGTGCCGCGTCGAGAAGTCCTGA
- a CDS encoding TlpA disulfide reductase family protein — MTAPAPSTVDTAGSNPAGGSAHPARFGRVARGSVAAVLAVVTILPVAACSDEPVAAPPVAGGAAALPGPTPSDLALRPAPADSPPAPAITGPLTDGTPLAVADLWADRPVVLSFFSSWCTTCAQRQDALSDLARNHAGRVAFVGVVGEDTAEDVQDYLRTHRVGYPVLVDTEQRFWRSYAVREPPAVVLVARGGALLRGFPGGVDAPTLDRLLADLVLAP; from the coding sequence GTGACCGCGCCCGCACCGTCCACCGTCGACACGGCCGGGTCGAACCCGGCGGGCGGGTCGGCACACCCGGCCCGGTTCGGACGCGTGGCACGGGGGTCGGTGGCCGCCGTGCTGGCGGTCGTCACCATCCTTCCGGTCGCCGCGTGTAGTGACGAGCCGGTCGCGGCGCCGCCGGTGGCCGGGGGAGCCGCCGCGCTGCCCGGCCCGACCCCGAGCGACCTCGCGCTGCGCCCGGCCCCGGCCGACTCCCCACCGGCGCCGGCCATCACCGGCCCGCTCACTGACGGCACCCCGTTGGCGGTCGCCGACCTGTGGGCCGACCGGCCGGTGGTGCTCAGCTTCTTCAGCTCCTGGTGCACCACCTGCGCGCAGCGCCAGGACGCGTTGAGTGACCTGGCCCGCAACCACGCCGGCCGGGTCGCCTTCGTCGGGGTGGTCGGCGAGGACACCGCCGAGGACGTGCAGGACTACCTGCGTACACATCGGGTCGGCTACCCCGTCCTGGTCGACACGGAGCAGCGCTTCTGGCGGTCGTACGCGGTCCGCGAGCCGCCGGCCGTGGTGCTGGTGGCCCGGGGCGGCGCGCTACTGCGCGGCTTTCCCGGTGGTGTGGACGCGCCGACCCTCGACCGGCTCCTGGCCGACCTGGTCCTCGCCCCCTGA
- a CDS encoding helix-turn-helix domain-containing protein encodes MSLENDPERRVVSDPLALRALAHPLRLKLCGLVGREGSLTAAQAARQLGISQALASHHLRQLAKYGFVEPADAGDNRERPWRITAASHQFEAADGSSESWEPVELLNRYLVEQAAAQLEDWQQRRADEDPRWAEHVGVSQSLLYLTIEEFVEVKRRWDELVAPLAHQRPLGDPSQRPVDAVPVNLTLVAAPLRPTPSGG; translated from the coding sequence ATGTCCTTGGAAAACGATCCCGAACGGCGGGTCGTCAGTGATCCGCTCGCCCTGCGGGCGCTCGCCCATCCCTTACGCCTCAAGCTCTGCGGCCTCGTCGGTCGCGAGGGATCGCTCACCGCAGCGCAGGCCGCCCGGCAACTTGGGATCAGTCAGGCGCTCGCGTCCCATCACCTGCGTCAGCTGGCCAAGTACGGCTTCGTAGAACCCGCCGACGCTGGCGACAACCGCGAGCGGCCCTGGCGGATCACAGCCGCCTCGCACCAGTTCGAGGCGGCAGACGGGTCGTCCGAGTCCTGGGAACCGGTCGAACTACTCAACCGCTACCTCGTCGAACAGGCCGCTGCTCAACTGGAGGACTGGCAACAGCGCCGGGCTGACGAGGACCCTCGCTGGGCTGAGCACGTTGGCGTCTCGCAGAGTCTGCTCTACCTCACGATCGAGGAGTTCGTCGAGGTGAAGCGGCGCTGGGACGAACTCGTGGCGCCGCTCGCGCACCAACGGCCGCTCGGCGACCCGAGTCAACGGCCCGTCGACGCAGTCCCGGTGAATCTGACGCTCGTGGCCGCGCCGCTGCGGCCGACACCGTCGGGAGGATGA
- a CDS encoding MFS transporter, with protein sequence MRRLWRILARNGDLRLLLGANLISLTGDWILRTGLAYQVYVLTGSTLASAGSVLASLLPQIALGSVAGVYVDRWDRRRTMIVANLLMAVALLPLLAVQHPGQVWLVYLVIAAQSCLAPFFTSAEAALVPSLVADDHLITVNSLNGQARDVARLVGAALGGAIAAVGGVALLGLADMMTFALAAGLLWRIRTRPRSGSAARPPVLREWYEGMRIGLSSRVLQVFLAFTIITGTGEAIMSVLIAPFVRDVLGGDARAFGAIMAAQAVGGIVGGIAATLIGHHFAPRAMFGWGTLAFGALDLVLFLYPLATHVLWPAPVLIALVGLPAAFLTAGGMTIFQNATTDIHRGRIFGAMAAMNSAAMLFGTVAAGTLGERVGILPVLAAQGAAYCLAGVIVLRALPVSPPMQRSPRGRQAATA encoded by the coding sequence GTGCGACGGCTCTGGCGGATCCTCGCCAGAAATGGGGACCTACGTCTGTTGCTCGGCGCGAACCTGATCTCACTTACGGGTGACTGGATTTTGCGAACCGGGCTGGCCTATCAGGTCTATGTTCTGACGGGTTCGACGCTCGCCTCGGCAGGCTCTGTACTGGCCTCGCTTCTCCCGCAGATCGCACTCGGCTCGGTCGCGGGCGTCTACGTCGATCGGTGGGACCGCCGCCGTACCATGATCGTCGCCAACCTGCTGATGGCCGTCGCCCTGCTCCCACTGCTCGCCGTCCAGCACCCTGGTCAGGTCTGGCTGGTCTACCTGGTGATCGCGGCGCAGAGCTGCCTCGCGCCGTTCTTCACCTCGGCCGAGGCAGCGCTCGTGCCGTCCTTGGTCGCGGACGACCACCTCATCACCGTCAACTCGCTCAACGGTCAGGCCCGCGACGTCGCCCGGCTGGTCGGCGCCGCATTGGGCGGGGCGATCGCGGCAGTCGGTGGCGTCGCTCTGCTGGGCCTCGCGGACATGATGACCTTCGCGCTCGCGGCCGGGCTGCTATGGCGGATCCGCACCCGACCTCGATCCGGCTCGGCGGCACGTCCACCTGTGCTGCGCGAGTGGTATGAAGGCATGCGGATCGGGCTTTCCAGCCGCGTCCTGCAGGTATTCCTAGCGTTCACCATCATCACCGGTACCGGCGAGGCGATCATGAGTGTGCTAATTGCACCGTTCGTTCGCGATGTGCTGGGTGGTGACGCACGCGCGTTTGGAGCAATAATGGCAGCCCAGGCGGTCGGCGGCATCGTGGGAGGCATCGCCGCAACGCTGATCGGGCACCACTTCGCGCCCCGGGCGATGTTCGGTTGGGGAACGCTAGCATTCGGCGCACTGGACCTGGTCCTGTTCCTGTATCCGCTGGCTACGCACGTGCTTTGGCCCGCCCCGGTACTCATCGCGCTCGTGGGGCTGCCCGCCGCTTTCCTGACCGCCGGCGGCATGACCATCTTCCAGAACGCGACAACCGACATTCACCGCGGACGGATCTTCGGAGCGATGGCGGCCATGAACAGCGCGGCGATGCTGTTCGGCACGGTTGCGGCGGGCACCCTCGGCGAACGTGTCGGCATCCTGCCTGTTCTGGCCGCCCAAGGCGCCGCGTACTGCCTGGCTGGTGTAATCGTGCTGCGCGCCCTCCCAGTATCGCCGCCGATGCAGCGTTCGCCCCGTGGACGCCAGGCGGCCACCGCGTGA
- a CDS encoding DUF72 domain-containing protein, with translation MWTHRAWQGRFLPHPLPAHERLRSYASWCNAVEGNTTFYATPAGETVASWARQTAPDFRFVVKLPKVITHERRLTDVDEPLRAFLTAIEPLGPRAHALWIQLPGSFAPADVPALAHFLRRLPDTHRYAVEVRHPDFFTDPAATRLLERALAGAEWTPFDTTAFFRAAPSSDAEREAWTKKPRLPPRSRALTDRPIVRYLGRDDTARTVEGWRPWVEVVAGWLREGRTPTMFIHTPDNADAPALARRFHDEVRTQLPGLAALPEPVPAEPLTLF, from the coding sequence CGCTGCCCGCCCACGAACGGTTGCGCTCCTACGCCAGCTGGTGCAACGCGGTGGAGGGCAACACCACCTTCTACGCGACCCCGGCCGGGGAAACTGTGGCGTCGTGGGCGCGGCAGACCGCTCCCGATTTCCGATTCGTGGTCAAGCTGCCGAAGGTGATCACCCACGAACGGCGACTGACCGACGTTGACGAGCCGTTACGCGCCTTCCTGACCGCCATCGAGCCGCTCGGACCCCGGGCGCACGCCCTCTGGATCCAACTCCCCGGCTCCTTCGCCCCGGCCGACGTACCGGCGCTGGCACACTTCCTGCGCCGGCTGCCCGACACCCACCGCTACGCGGTGGAGGTCCGCCATCCCGACTTCTTCACCGACCCGGCCGCAACCCGCCTGCTGGAGCGGGCGCTGGCCGGCGCCGAGTGGACTCCGTTCGACACCACCGCCTTCTTCCGGGCCGCGCCGAGCAGCGACGCGGAGCGGGAGGCGTGGACGAAGAAGCCGCGCCTGCCACCGCGCTCGCGGGCGTTGACCGATCGGCCCATCGTCCGCTATCTGGGCCGAGACGACACTGCGCGGACGGTTGAGGGGTGGCGACCGTGGGTCGAGGTCGTCGCCGGCTGGCTACGCGAGGGGCGGACGCCGACGATGTTCATCCACACCCCGGACAATGCGGACGCGCCGGCCCTCGCCCGCCGCTTCCACGACGAGGTACGGACGCAGCTGCCCGGCCTCGCGGCACTGCCCGAGCCCGTGCCGGCCGAGCCGCTGACCCTGTTCTGA
- a CDS encoding dihydrodipicolinate synthase family protein, producing the protein MTVRRPWQGVLVALPTPFRSDLGVDLDRLQEQVRWLADAGCDGVVPGADLGEYQSLTDGERADVVRAATAAAPTGFAVVPGIGGYGARQARHRAEQAAASGAPAVLAPPPTGYPAGAAEVVAHYREVAAVGLPVVADNSPAGGRTDLTPELLAVVAETDGLVAVRELSGDVRRLHRIRDLSPHVDVLAGAGDLLLELLVCGATGWIGALPNALPGAALRLYRLCAGRDLAAALPLYAALHPVLDWDSRPESSQLTKLAMELSGRYGGPCRPPRGPLPPAGQAALRAGLARALRGVLQVSEGTGRPADICTVTGPSPGS; encoded by the coding sequence GTGACCGTCCGCCGGCCCTGGCAGGGCGTCCTGGTCGCGCTCCCCACCCCGTTCCGGTCCGACCTCGGCGTCGACCTCGACCGGCTGCAGGAGCAGGTCCGGTGGCTGGCCGACGCCGGCTGCGACGGCGTCGTACCCGGCGCCGACCTGGGCGAATACCAGAGCCTGACCGACGGCGAACGGGCCGACGTGGTGCGCGCCGCCACGGCCGCCGCCCCCACCGGGTTCGCGGTGGTGCCGGGCATCGGCGGGTACGGCGCCAGGCAGGCCCGGCACCGGGCCGAGCAGGCGGCGGCCAGTGGCGCCCCGGCGGTGCTCGCACCCCCGCCGACCGGTTACCCGGCCGGGGCCGCCGAGGTGGTCGCGCACTACCGCGAGGTGGCCGCCGTCGGGCTGCCGGTGGTGGCCGACAACAGTCCGGCCGGCGGGCGGACCGACCTCACCCCGGAGCTGCTGGCCGTGGTCGCCGAGACCGACGGCCTGGTGGCGGTCCGGGAACTCAGCGGCGACGTCCGCCGCCTGCACCGCATCCGCGACCTGAGCCCGCACGTCGACGTGCTCGCCGGCGCCGGTGACCTGCTGCTGGAACTGCTGGTCTGCGGTGCCACCGGCTGGATCGGCGCGCTGCCGAACGCGCTGCCCGGCGCGGCCCTGCGGCTCTACCGACTCTGCGCCGGCCGGGACCTGGCCGCCGCGTTGCCGCTCTACGCGGCGCTGCATCCGGTGCTGGACTGGGATTCGCGGCCCGAGTCCAGCCAGCTCACCAAGCTCGCGATGGAACTGTCCGGGCGGTACGGCGGACCGTGCCGGCCGCCGCGCGGGCCGCTGCCGCCGGCCGGTCAGGCTGCCCTGCGGGCCGGGCTGGCACGGGCGCTGCGGGGGGTCCTGCAGGTGTCGGAAGGCACCGGACGACCTGCCGACATCTGCACGGTGACCGGCCCCTCACCCGGCTCATAG